A genomic stretch from Telopea speciosissima isolate NSW1024214 ecotype Mountain lineage chromosome 7, Tspe_v1, whole genome shotgun sequence includes:
- the LOC122668297 gene encoding zinc finger protein HD1-like: MLQDKDVVSSPISSQQFEFCDQEFFPETLQNSDVSSCSNCCFEENSNYTTNLSFSSSFPSEIGKPNNNNNNSSNTNNLSIIFDFQDENNENNEISASIDFSPQSTFSNVVVPPPLLSTTQEDQFDLSSLQCHIPLVDIGNRFSTTYSSDSVVPDLKGPSILPSVFEDDHCLSSLPSCSFLDPTSLGPFLPSNLSTTIPADPSGVVFAGNILMGSDFQTQELEFQGDNYGVYGSDSIQQVYNSGDIQGLNNDSSQLVNGGGTSTLTSEICTLEESTYKVGKLSVEERKEKILRYMKKRNERNFSKKIKYACRKTLADSRPRVRGRFAKNDEFGEAARPNCGNHEDEDDEEVAAVKEQEQMVDSSDIFAHISGVNSFKCNFQIQSWT; the protein is encoded by the exons ATGTTGCAGGATAAGGATGTTGTGAGTAGCCCTATAAGTTCTCAACAATTTGAATTTTGTGATCAAGAATTTTTCCCTGAAACTCTACAAAACTCAGATGTTTCTTCCTGCTCAAACTGCTGTTTTGAAGAGAACTCTAATTACACCACTaatctctccttttcttcttcattccctTCTGAAATAGGAAAGcccaataacaacaacaataacagcAGTAACACCAACAATCTCTCAATTATCTTTGATTTTCAAGATGAGAATAATGAGAATAATGAAATCTCAGCTTCCATAGATTTTTCTCCACAATCAACATTTTCAAATGTTGTTGTCCCTCCTCCATTACTATCAACAACACAAGAAGATCAATTTGATCTGTCTTCACTGCAATGCCACATTCCATTAGTGGATATAGGCAATAGGTTCTCAACTACATACTCTTCTGACTCAGTTGTTCCTGATCTCAAAGGACCTTCAATATTACCATCTGTTTTTGAAGATGATCATTGTTTATCTTCATTACCTTCATGTTCTTTCCTTGATCCAACAAGTTTAGGACCTTTCTTGCCCTCGAATTTGAGTACAACAATACCTGCTGATCCATCAGGAGTAGTTTTTGCTGGAAATATTCTTATGGGCTCTGATTTTCAGACACAAGAGTTGGAATTTCAAGGTGATAATTATGGAGTTTATGGTTCTGATTCAATTCAACAAGTTTACAACTCTGGTGATATACAG GGCCTTAATAATGATAGCTCCCAACTGGTGAATGGTGGTGGGACTTCTACTCTAACATCAGAAATCTGTACTTTGGAAGAATCCACCTACAAAGTTGGAAAACTCTCTgttgaagaaaggaaggagaagatccTTAGATAcatgaagaagagaaatgaaagaaatttcAGTAAGAAAAtcaag TATGCATGTCGCAAGACTCTTGCTGATAGCCGTCCTCGTGTTAGAGGAAGATTTGCCAAGAACGATGAGTTTGGAGAAGCAGCAAGACCCAATTGTGGCAATCATGAAGATGAAGACGATGAAGAA GTGGCAGCAGTGAAAGAACAAGAGCAAATGGTTGACTCTTCAGATATTTTTGCTCACATCAGTGGCGTGAATTCCTTCAAATGCAACTTCCAAATCCAATCCTGGACATGA